One segment of Methylotenera versatilis 79 DNA contains the following:
- the mrdA gene encoding penicillin-binding protein 2: protein MAYSNEIKNYQNELHNFRVRLTVLGLFVLIAFSILAARFYFLQINRYDYYQTLAENNRISIVPITPNRGLITDRNGVVLAHNFFVYTLEITPSKIENLDATIAELAQLVEVSSVDLKRFKKLKAQSHVFESIPLRTHLNEGEAARFAVNRYRFPGVEIKSRLFRHYPQGKLGAHMIGYIGRINDKDLVKLAENEVLSNYKGSDHIGKSGIEQSYESELHGTTGFQQVEIDADGKAVRVLSSTAPVSGNNLVLAADIKLQEIAEAAFGERRGALVAIKPNTGEVLAFVSMPTFDPNLFVDGIDVENWKLLNESLDKPLINRPLRGIYPPGSTFKPFVALAGLEAGKRQPPFSINDNGYFTLPNSTHRYRDWKPSGHGVVDMQRAITISCDTFFYGLAMELGIEKLTDFVRHFGFGRKSGIDIAGEVGGLLPTPEWKQRRFKQPWYKGETVIVGIGQGYTLTTPMQLAQATAILANKGVAMRPHLVSAITNTKTGVSTATANFINDKIVLNDANLDIVRQGMIDVTLPGGTAVAVGANAGYSIAAKTGTAQVIGIRQNEKYNEKLMNERHLDHALFIAYAPAENPTIAVAVIVENGRHGGSTAGPIARKVMDYYLLGKLPAVDVPKDGQPPVAVPNAMTVNPLDGSTTQIPEEEELHD, encoded by the coding sequence ATGGCCTACAGTAACGAAATCAAAAACTATCAAAACGAGCTGCATAATTTCAGGGTGCGCTTAACCGTACTGGGTCTATTCGTCCTGATTGCTTTTAGTATATTGGCCGCGCGATTTTATTTTCTGCAGATCAATCGCTACGATTATTATCAAACCTTGGCTGAAAATAATCGTATTTCCATCGTGCCCATTACGCCTAATCGGGGCTTGATTACCGACAGAAACGGCGTGGTTTTAGCGCATAACTTTTTTGTTTATACTCTAGAAATCACCCCTTCAAAAATAGAAAATTTAGACGCCACCATTGCTGAATTAGCTCAATTGGTTGAAGTGAGCAGCGTTGACTTGAAACGTTTCAAAAAGCTTAAAGCCCAAAGCCACGTTTTCGAAAGCATACCGCTGCGCACGCATTTAAATGAGGGCGAAGCCGCTAGATTTGCGGTAAATCGTTACCGCTTTCCTGGTGTCGAGATTAAATCGCGCTTATTCCGCCATTATCCGCAAGGAAAGTTGGGCGCACATATGATTGGCTACATTGGCCGCATTAACGATAAAGATTTAGTTAAACTAGCCGAAAATGAAGTGCTGTCTAATTACAAAGGCTCTGACCACATTGGTAAAAGCGGCATAGAGCAATCTTATGAGTCAGAATTGCATGGCACGACTGGTTTTCAGCAAGTAGAGATTGATGCCGATGGCAAAGCGGTGCGCGTGCTTTCTAGCACGGCACCAGTTTCTGGTAATAACTTGGTATTGGCAGCCGATATTAAACTGCAAGAGATTGCGGAAGCGGCATTTGGTGAACGCCGTGGCGCGCTGGTTGCAATCAAACCAAATACAGGCGAAGTGTTAGCGTTTGTCAGCATGCCGACATTTGACCCGAATCTGTTTGTGGATGGCATTGATGTCGAAAACTGGAAACTGCTGAATGAATCGCTGGATAAGCCGCTGATTAACCGCCCTTTACGCGGCATTTATCCGCCAGGCTCTACTTTTAAACCTTTTGTTGCGCTAGCTGGGCTTGAGGCAGGGAAACGCCAACCGCCCTTCAGTATCAATGACAACGGCTATTTTACGTTGCCCAATAGTACGCATCGTTATCGTGATTGGAAGCCAAGTGGTCATGGCGTTGTGGATATGCAACGCGCGATTACCATTTCTTGCGATACGTTTTTTTACGGGCTGGCGATGGAATTAGGCATTGAAAAGCTCACTGATTTTGTCAGGCATTTTGGTTTTGGCCGTAAAAGCGGAATTGATATTGCAGGCGAAGTGGGCGGTTTATTACCCACACCAGAGTGGAAACAACGCCGTTTTAAACAACCTTGGTATAAGGGCGAAACCGTTATTGTTGGTATTGGTCAAGGCTACACATTAACAACACCCATGCAACTGGCGCAAGCGACTGCTATTTTAGCGAACAAAGGTGTGGCCATGCGCCCGCATTTGGTGTCAGCGATTACTAATACTAAAACAGGTGTCAGTACAGCAACTGCCAATTTTATTAACGATAAAATTGTGTTAAATGATGCTAATTTAGATATCGTCAGGCAGGGCATGATTGATGTGACTCTACCAGGCGGAACAGCTGTGGCGGTGGGTGCAAATGCTGGTTACAGCATTGCCGCCAAAACGGGTACTGCGCAAGTGATTGGCATTAGACAGAATGAAAAGTATAACGAAAAATTAATGAATGAGCGGCATCTCGACCATGCCTTGTTTATCGCTTATGCACCAGCAGAAAATCCAACTATTGCAGTGGCTGTGATTGTTGAAAACGGCAGGCATGGCGGCTCTACAGCTGGGCCAATTGCACGAAAAGTGATGGATTATTATTTATTAGGCAAACTGCCTGCTGTCGATGTACCTAAAGATGGGCAGCCACCTGTCGCTGTGCCAAATGCAATGACGGTTAATCCGTTAGATGGCAGCACAACTCAAATTCCAGAGGAAGA
- the mreD gene encoding rod shape-determining protein MreD, translating into MRPTSLVAVYTTLLIALLCQLFPWVGQGIIFRPDFMLIVILYWLLRAPHLCNIGTAWIAGLLVDLATGSLLGQHALSFTLVAFIGLSYQRRLVLFNPLQLLGYVFALLLFERVLMLLLKLFEGNDNPGLHYFWPVISGLLLWQLMILLFGAITRPKS; encoded by the coding sequence ATGCGCCCAACTAGCCTTGTTGCCGTTTATACCACTTTGTTAATCGCATTATTGTGCCAACTTTTTCCATGGGTTGGACAAGGCATTATTTTTCGCCCTGATTTCATGTTAATCGTCATATTGTATTGGTTATTGCGCGCGCCGCATCTATGCAATATCGGCACGGCTTGGATAGCGGGTTTATTGGTCGATTTAGCCACAGGTAGTTTGCTGGGCCAGCATGCACTCAGCTTCACTTTGGTCGCATTTATTGGGTTAAGTTATCAACGTAGATTAGTATTATTCAACCCACTTCAACTGCTTGGCTACGTATTTGCATTGTTACTGTTTGAGCGTGTATTAATGTTGCTGTTAAAACTATTTGAAGGCAACGATAATCCTGGCTTACATTATTTTTGGCCGGTAATTTCTGGTTTACTCTTGTGGCAATTGATGATATTGCTATTCGGCGCAATAACGCGTCCCAAGTCTTAA